The Wolbachia endosymbiont of Ctenocephalides felis wCfeT genomic interval AAACTTCCTTAGTAAAAGATAGCATGATGCTTCTTTGACTATCTATAACTAAAATTTCTAGTATATCGTCAGAACCAAAGTTATGTATAGACTTCACATGGCCATATAATTCGTTATTTTCTAGTCTTACTTCCATACCTACAAGATCGCTCTGATAAAACTCATCTTCATCATCTAATTCAGGTAGCTTTTCCCTCTCTATATATAATTTCTTATTTCTGAGCAGCTCTGCTTCATTGCGAGAATTTATCCCATTTATTGCGGCAATCACTAAATTATCACCTATAACAGATATTGAATCTATTTGATAACTCTCATTACCACTTACCAACTCACCATATAGAGAAATATTTTCAGGTTTTTCAGTGAAAGTCTTGATTTTAACTGCTCCTTTAATTCCATGAGGAGAGGTGATAATTCCCAAACATACTAACATATTAATATAATAGCCAATATTGGTCTTTCTGTCCAGCACACCAAAGCTTTTTGCGTTACTCTTTTACGAATGTTTACCCTTAAGAAGCCTAACCCATGCACTCCAATCTCTATCACCAAGATTGCTTTCAAATGAGAGAAGATCTTCTACAGCTTTCGAACAAACTTCCTTATTTGGCATTGATAGCCCTTTATTCATCGCTAAGGTTAAACACTGGGTTTTGCACGCTTGCTCTAAGTGATATGTGTAAAACATAGCTTCTTGTATAGTTCTTCCACATGTAATAGATCCATGATTGCGCATTAACATGACAAAATTTTCTTTTAGATCCGCCGTTAATCTCTTTCCTTCTATACCTTCAAGCGCTAAGGAATTATAGTCATGATAGGATATTTTATTATAAAAGTGCAGCGCCCATTGATTTATGGGAAGCAGGCCATCCTTTAGTGAAGAAATAGCTACGATTGAAGGAGTATGTAAGTGAAAAATTGCCTGAATATCCCTTCTTGCTTGATAAATAAAGCCATGAATTATATACCCAGTTCTATTATACTGATATTCCTTACCTTCAATTACATTTCCATCCAACGATACTTTCATCAACGAACTTTCATTTACCTCATCAAAGCGCATGCCAAAAGGATAAATATAAAATGATTTTTGATCTTCAGAATGCACTGAAAGATGTGTATATGTATGATCATCAAGCTTCAGGTAAGATAAGATATGGTAAGCATGGACCAAATCTTTCTTTAACTTATTTCTTGTTAACAGCATTTCTTATTCGCCTTGAAAGCAAATATTATAGGTAATTCTGTCTACTGAATATACAAATTAGTTTATTACACATTTCTTTTCGTGTATAAGTTTATAGCAGATTTTATGAAAGGTTATTTTTATGAGCGAAACTATAGAAATTAGAGCACCGAAAACTCTTGGTGGTGAGTCGGTTACTGAGGGTATAGTCAAAATAAAGAAAAGTATTGGCGAACCAGTAAAAGTAGATGATTTAATCTTTGAAATTGAAACCGATAAAACAGCACTCGAGTTAACTGCTGAAGCTTCAGGGCAAATAGCTGAGTTCCTTGTTAAGGAAGATGATGTCATTAGTCCTGATCAGTTATTAGCAAGGCTTTCCATCGGAGAGATAAAAGAAGAAGTAAAAAAAGAGAGTAATAATGAAACCAAGAAGGATGCTCCTTCTGCTCGTAAAATCATGGAAGAAAATAATATAAATCCAGAAAGTGTCAAGGGAACCGGCATGAGTGGCAGAGTTACCAAAGACGATGTAGTGGATCATATGAATAAAGCTGAGCAACCTGCAGTAAAACAATCTGAGCCAAGAAAAAGTGTAGAAGGCAGAGAACGAAGAGAGAAAATGAGCAAAATAAGGCAAGTAATTGCTGCTCGTTTAAAGGCATCACAAAACACTGCTGCAATACTCACAACATTCAACGAAGTTGATATGAAGAATGTGATGGATTTAAGGGCTCAATATAAGGAAGCTTTCGAAAAGAAATACGGAATAAAATTAGGATTTATGTCATTCTTCATAAAAGCTGCAATACAGGCACTGAAAGAAATTCCTGAAATTAATGCTGAAATTTCAAAAGATGAAATCATATATAAAAATTACTATGATATAGGTGTTGCTGTTGGAACTGACAAAGGCCTTGTTGTACCGGTTATCCGAAATGCTGATCAGATGTCCTTTGCTGAAATAGAGCTTACCTTGGTTGACCTTGGTAAAAAAGCTCGTGATGGTAAATTACAAGTGTCAGAAATGGAAGGTGCAACATTCACAGTTTCAAATGGAGGAGTATATGGTTCACTTCTTTCTACTCCAATAATAAACCCTCCACAATCTGGAATACTTGGTATGCATTCAATACAGAACAGACCAGTTGCTGTAGGTAATTCCATAGAAATTAGACCTATGATGTACATTGCCTTATCCTATGATCACAGAATAGTGGATGGTAAGGGAGCAGTTACTTTTCTTGTGAAAATGAAGAACTACATAGAAGATCCAAACAGGTTGGTTCTGGAAGTATAGTTATTGGCTTGATGCAAAAAGCTAAAAAGGTAGTATTACATAAATTTGCATACTTCAATACAAGCAATGACACCATCCTGAATTGGAGCTACTAAAGTATCCATTCAGCCGGGCGGTAAAATAAAGAGTAGACAAGGAATGCTAAAAAGGTAAACTAGAGTGGCTGTGAGGTAATATGGTTGATCTTTTAGAATTTTGCGAAAGTTTAAGCAGACTATAGAAAAGTTAGAAACAAAAATAGAAGAGCTTAAAGCAGAAAATAAAGCGCTAAGGATCGAAAACGCTGAGTTAAAAGAAAGGCTTGGCTTAAATTCAAAAAATTCATCTATACCAAGCTCCAAAGAATTATATAAGATGAGGGAAAATAAGCCAAAAAGTGACAGGAAAGTAGGAGCACAGGTTGGACATAAAGGCAGTTACCGCCCTAAAATGGAGGCAGATGAGATGGTAAAAATAGAACTGCCCAATACGTGTGAGTGCGGAGGAGAAATTGCGGTATCAAAAGATCCGTATACTCATCAAAAGGTCGATTTGCCGGAAATCAAGCCGTATGTAGTTGAATATCAACTAGAGCATGGACGTTGCAAAAGATGTGGAAAAAGAAAAAGTAGCAAGCTACAAGAAGGAGTAACTGCGGACACATTTGGTCCAAGAGTTAAGTCAGTAATTACAGCATTAAGTGGATTTTACAAGAATTCGAAAAAAGAAGTGGCAAATATTATAAAGGACATTTTCAACCTGGATATCAGCGTCGGTAGTGTATCAAATAGCGAGGCTAGAGTGGCAGAAAAATGCCAAGAAGCATATGAGCAAATTGAGGAAGAGGTAAGCAAGAGCAAAATTTTACATATCGATGAAACTAGCCATTACAACAAAGGTAAACAGGGCTGGTGCTGGATGTTTGCGAGCAAAATAGGAAGTGTGATCAAATTGACAGAGTCAAGAGGGATGAAAGTCCTGGAAAATAGTAAATTTGGAAAGAATAACAACCTAGTAGTGACCGACAGATATGCAGCTTACAACTACTTTTCCAGCAAGAAAAGGCAGGTCTGTTGGGCACATTTAGCAAGAGATTTTGAAAGGTTGTCTCATAGTTGGAATAGCGAAGTGAAAGTTTTGGGGTATTATTTAAGGAATGTTGCTACTGAATTATTTGCATTGAAAAAAGCTCTGTTAAAGGATGAAATAGACACATTAAGGTTCATAAGAAGAGCAAGAAAATTACGCAAGCGAACGAGATATTACTTAAAGAATATATCAAATTTACCCGAGGCAATTGGAGCGTCTCGAGTAGCAAAAAATATCATGAAATCGGATCTGATGATGTGGAAATTTTTGGACGATCCAGAAAATATTCCACTGACAAACAACTATGCTGAGCGACAGATTCGGCATTACGTTGTTTACCGAAAAGTTTCATATTTTACACAATCGAAACGGGGAAATATGTTTCTTGAGAGGATAATTTCATTGTACTTGACTTGGAGGCAAAAGAAGTTAAATCCTTTTCAAAACCTACTGGCTATTGCTTCTTAAGCCATACACCTGAATGGATACTTCTGATTTAGTAAATGAACACCAAGAATTTGATTTCAATCCTTGTTACTTTATATAGCTAAATTTTATAGAGGAAGTCTTCTTCCTCTATATGCTTTATTTTTGTGCAGATAAGCGCTTGTTTATAACCTTTATTTTCTATTTCTTCAGTGTATAATATTAAAATAAAGGTTTGCAACAGAGCTATGCAAAAAATAATTACTAATATATTTGCAAGAGAAATTTTAGATAGCAGAGGTTTTCCAACCGTTGAAGTAGAAGTTGAGCTTTCAGGTGGTGCAAAAGGTAGAGCATCAGTGCCATCTGGAGCTTCAACAGGTAAACTTGAAGCATTGGAGCTCAGAGATCAAGATGAAAAAAGATATTGCGGTAAAGGGGTGCTAAAGGCTGTGCAAGCTGTAAATGGAACAATAGCAGATAAAATCATCGGAATGTATGCAGCAGATC includes:
- the odhB gene encoding 2-oxoglutarate dehydrogenase complex dihydrolipoyllysine-residue succinyltransferase, encoding MSETIEIRAPKTLGGESVTEGIVKIKKSIGEPVKVDDLIFEIETDKTALELTAEASGQIAEFLVKEDDVISPDQLLARLSIGEIKEEVKKESNNETKKDAPSARKIMEENNINPESVKGTGMSGRVTKDDVVDHMNKAEQPAVKQSEPRKSVEGRERREKMSKIRQVIAARLKASQNTAAILTTFNEVDMKNVMDLRAQYKEAFEKKYGIKLGFMSFFIKAAIQALKEIPEINAEISKDEIIYKNYYDIGVAVGTDKGLVVPVIRNADQMSFAEIELTLVDLGKKARDGKLQVSEMEGATFTVSNGGVYGSLLSTPIINPPQSGILGMHSIQNRPVAVGNSIEIRPMMYIALSYDHRIVDGKGAVTFLVKMKNYIEDPNRLVLEV
- a CDS encoding class II aldolase/adducin family protein, whose product is MLLTRNKLKKDLVHAYHILSYLKLDDHTYTHLSVHSEDQKSFYIYPFGMRFDEVNESSLMKVSLDGNVIEGKEYQYNRTGYIIHGFIYQARRDIQAIFHLHTPSIVAISSLKDGLLPINQWALHFYNKISYHDYNSLALEGIEGKRLTADLKENFVMLMRNHGSITCGRTIQEAMFYTYHLEQACKTQCLTLAMNKGLSMPNKEVCSKAVEDLLSFESNLGDRDWSAWVRLLKGKHS
- the rimM gene encoding ribosome maturation factor RimM (Essential for efficient processing of 16S rRNA) — its product is MLVCLGIITSPHGIKGAVKIKTFTEKPENISLYGELVSGNESYQIDSISVIGDNLVIAAINGINSRNEAELLRNKKLYIEREKLPELDDEDEFYQSDLVGMEVRLENNELYGHVKSIHNFGSDDILEILVIDSQRSIMLSFTKEVFPNVNVKEKYIVLNMPEFIN